Proteins from a single region of Paenibacillus sp. BIHB 4019:
- a CDS encoding DHA2 family efflux MFS transporter permease subunit produces MNKEKTGLIVLAMALGLLMSSLDNTITSAALSHIIKDIGGFEQVSWVFTAYMLASTSMMLVFGKMSDLFGRKLFYLIGISIFLLGSALCGMAQDITQLIVFRAIQGIGAGALLPISFTIIYTVFADPKQASKMAGVFAGIFGLSSVAGPQIGTLLSEAWGWRWCFYVNVPIGIVSFLVLLFALKESRSERKPKIDYLGTAFLIICTISLMLALEWGGKDYAWTSWQILSLFAVSVIVGLLFISVELRAEEPILPLVLFKNRMVVGLCLACLCQGAIMFSAIAYLPIFSTAVLGQENSNALLTPMMVSLISGAVLFGFLQSKFAYRTLIAFTMAAGVVVSYLLSTVSHDASKWYMIGLMILLGLGAIGPLMSMSQTAMAASVERKYIGISSSIVGFWRSIGGVLGASIMATIVNNNLKTLLSDGAAEHHIPQDQIATLANPEQLVRGAGNVPQDIVAFVRDSLGTAINHGFILSIVFALLGIVAAFVAGPGRQSIPNAQSAAKQAS; encoded by the coding sequence ATGAACAAGGAAAAAACAGGGCTGATCGTATTGGCAATGGCACTCGGCCTGCTAATGTCGTCTCTCGACAACACGATTACCTCTGCGGCACTGAGCCATATTATTAAAGACATTGGCGGATTTGAGCAGGTCAGCTGGGTATTTACCGCCTATATGCTCGCGTCAACGAGCATGATGCTCGTTTTTGGCAAAATGTCCGATTTATTCGGCCGCAAGCTATTTTATCTCATTGGCATATCGATATTCCTCCTTGGTTCAGCCTTATGCGGCATGGCGCAGGATATTACCCAACTAATCGTGTTCCGTGCTATTCAAGGAATTGGTGCGGGGGCGCTGCTGCCAATCAGCTTTACGATCATTTACACGGTGTTTGCCGATCCGAAGCAAGCTTCCAAAATGGCTGGCGTTTTTGCCGGCATCTTCGGCTTGTCTTCCGTTGCAGGACCGCAAATCGGGACGCTGTTATCAGAGGCTTGGGGCTGGAGATGGTGCTTTTACGTCAATGTTCCGATTGGCATCGTATCCTTTCTCGTATTGCTCTTTGCCCTCAAGGAATCCCGTTCGGAGCGGAAGCCAAAAATCGATTATTTAGGAACGGCATTCCTCATCATTTGCACCATTTCCTTGATGCTCGCTTTGGAGTGGGGTGGCAAGGACTACGCGTGGACGTCTTGGCAGATTTTATCGCTGTTCGCGGTGTCGGTTATCGTGGGCTTGCTGTTCATATCCGTTGAGCTGCGTGCAGAGGAGCCGATATTGCCCTTAGTTTTGTTCAAAAATCGGATGGTCGTCGGGCTATGTCTCGCCTGCCTCTGTCAGGGAGCGATTATGTTTTCGGCCATTGCTTATTTGCCGATTTTCTCAACTGCCGTATTAGGGCAGGAAAATTCCAACGCTTTATTGACTCCGATGATGGTTTCGTTAATATCCGGAGCGGTTTTGTTTGGCTTTTTGCAATCCAAATTTGCTTATCGGACGCTTATTGCTTTCACAATGGCAGCCGGAGTTGTCGTGAGCTACTTGCTTAGTACGGTTAGCCATGATGCTTCCAAGTGGTATATGATAGGTCTGATGATACTGCTGGGGCTCGGAGCTATCGGCCCTCTGATGAGTATGTCGCAGACAGCTATGGCAGCAAGCGTGGAACGCAAATACATCGGCATTAGCTCGTCCATCGTTGGTTTCTGGCGCAGCATTGGCGGCGTTCTCGGCGCATCGATCATGGCGACCATTGTCAACAACAACTTGAAGACGCTGCTGTCGGATGGAGCAGCTGAGCACCATATTCCGCAGGATCAGATCGCAACGCTGGCGAATCCAGAACAACTTGTGCGAGGGGCTGGCAATGTTCCGCAAGATATTGTGGCTTTCGTGCGTGATTCTTTGGGTACCGCGATTAATCATGGATTTATACTAAGTATTGTCTTCGCTCTTCTTGGCATTGTGGCGGCATTCGTTGCAGGCCCAGGCAGGCAAAGCATTCCTAATGCACAATCCGCTGCCAAGCAGGCTTCATGA
- a CDS encoding AraC family transcriptional regulator — translation MNLNMLHAASPVNSLSFQLHGMLQGSFSHPIIVPQQELTTYTLIVAQQGEGVLTWNNEEHSLMYGTCFLLNPHCTIEIENTDQSPLSLWILTFSIHMNESHPSSLLNAGEFCVPSFEALIRELKEISQKQHAIDAQKQMAAHGNFQKLMGSLLQHLGPHKKTENSRQAVLEIIAALKENYQQDVSVEELAKQAKISIRRFTHWFKLLTGTNVSGFMTALRISHAKQLLLSGGRLQEIADTVGYRDEFYFNRRFKQTVGISPGQFIRNHKKQQVNICAMSCLGHLLALGIRPVAAAKNLANNLHLRELSSDIHKVNSIPMQLEEIANLQPELILAPCQNDYDKLSTIAPTLLLSGNEHNPLSLLRMLGETFNKQQEAEQWIVQYNRKTERHKARLADIVASDETFSSIEIRSDSIYVFGNFWCRGAYNLYDGLELAAPAIIQQEMINKEAYRIISEEQLPLYVGDHLFLTVVDPERFKQLSATLWWKSLPAVKNNHVYHTQLEKFRVSDPISLHKQLDTQMKLLLAR, via the coding sequence TTGAATTTGAATATGCTGCATGCCGCGAGCCCGGTAAACTCCCTGTCCTTTCAACTGCATGGCATGCTGCAAGGCAGCTTTTCTCACCCAATAATCGTACCACAGCAGGAGCTTACAACATACACGCTGATCGTGGCACAGCAAGGGGAAGGTGTCCTGACTTGGAACAACGAAGAGCACTCCTTAATGTACGGCACCTGCTTTCTGCTAAATCCTCACTGTACGATTGAGATAGAAAATACAGATCAATCCCCGCTATCGCTGTGGATTTTAACCTTTTCCATACATATGAACGAAAGTCATCCGTCTTCCCTATTAAACGCTGGAGAGTTTTGCGTCCCGTCCTTCGAGGCGTTAATCCGCGAGCTCAAGGAAATTTCCCAAAAGCAGCATGCAATTGATGCCCAGAAGCAAATGGCCGCACATGGCAACTTTCAGAAGCTGATGGGCAGCCTGCTTCAGCATCTCGGACCGCACAAAAAAACAGAAAACTCGCGGCAGGCTGTGCTGGAAATCATCGCTGCGTTGAAGGAGAATTACCAGCAGGACGTATCCGTTGAAGAGCTTGCCAAGCAAGCCAAAATCAGCATTCGCCGATTTACCCATTGGTTTAAGCTGTTGACTGGCACCAATGTTTCCGGCTTTATGACCGCTTTGCGGATAAGTCATGCCAAGCAGCTGCTGCTGAGCGGCGGACGCCTGCAGGAAATTGCCGATACGGTCGGCTATCGGGACGAGTTTTATTTTAATCGGCGCTTTAAGCAAACCGTAGGGATATCACCCGGCCAATTCATTCGCAATCATAAAAAACAGCAGGTTAACATTTGCGCGATGAGCTGTCTCGGCCATTTGCTTGCGCTTGGCATTCGCCCCGTTGCTGCTGCCAAAAACCTGGCGAATAATTTGCATCTTCGCGAGCTAAGCTCGGATATTCATAAGGTCAACAGCATCCCTATGCAGCTTGAGGAAATAGCCAATCTCCAGCCTGAGCTCATTCTAGCCCCTTGCCAAAACGATTACGACAAGCTGTCGACCATTGCTCCGACCCTATTGTTGTCAGGTAATGAGCATAACCCGCTCTCCCTGCTCCGAATGCTGGGGGAAACGTTCAATAAGCAGCAGGAGGCAGAGCAGTGGATTGTGCAATACAATCGGAAAACTGAGCGGCACAAGGCGCGATTAGCTGATATTGTTGCAAGTGACGAAACGTTCTCCTCTATTGAAATTCGCTCGGATTCGATTTATGTGTTCGGCAATTTCTGGTGCAGAGGCGCCTACAATTTATATGACGGCCTGGAGCTTGCCGCCCCAGCTATTATTCAGCAGGAAATGATTAACAAGGAAGCCTATCGCATAATTTCGGAGGAGCAGCTCCCGCTTTATGTGGGCGATCATCTCTTTTTGACGGTAGTCGATCCCGAAAGGTTTAAGCAATTATCTGCTACTTTATGGTGGAAATCTCTGCCTGCAGTGAAGAATAATCATGTCTATCATACGCAATTGGAAAAATTCCGCGTTAGCGACCCTATTTCGCTGCATAAACAGCTGGATACGCAAATGAAATTGCTGCTTGCACGCTGA
- a CDS encoding ABC transporter substrate-binding protein — MNALLNKTPWLWTSLMIIVMAAMISACGSSNGANSVQGEAAPAAAENTESQAAATKSVTDSTGRKVEIPSSPQRVVYTDNTVGDILLFGIQPVGLVQGGLENAVYKEQIKEVADVGWPISAEKLIELQPDVIITSVTDAAQIEAMSKIAPVLVTNEWDPMAERIKRIGEWFGYEKEADAFLNEHNGKVADMWKALVADGTIKEGETASVFQHMLTANRLSVYTTSYLASFVYDKDGFKPTEPIQKLIDDPEGYGYVDISAEMLPELAGDRIFIVYIDAEEGEAAKKMITEPIWRDLPAVKAGKVYFIDGSLGVSTDPLAREKLIEVLPGILKQ; from the coding sequence ATGAATGCTTTATTGAACAAGACACCATGGTTATGGACGAGTCTTATGATTATTGTAATGGCAGCGATGATTAGCGCTTGTGGCAGCAGCAACGGGGCTAACTCAGTGCAGGGAGAAGCAGCGCCAGCCGCAGCGGAGAATACGGAATCACAGGCAGCAGCAACGAAAAGCGTGACGGATTCAACGGGCAGAAAAGTAGAAATTCCTAGCTCGCCGCAGCGGGTCGTATATACAGACAATACGGTAGGCGATATTTTGTTATTTGGCATTCAGCCTGTCGGATTAGTGCAAGGCGGTTTGGAAAATGCCGTATATAAAGAGCAAATTAAAGAGGTTGCAGATGTGGGCTGGCCCATTAGTGCAGAGAAGCTGATCGAGCTTCAGCCGGATGTTATTATTACCTCGGTTACGGATGCCGCACAAATTGAAGCAATGTCCAAAATTGCCCCGGTTCTCGTAACGAACGAGTGGGACCCAATGGCAGAACGCATTAAACGAATTGGCGAATGGTTCGGTTATGAAAAAGAGGCAGACGCTTTTCTAAACGAGCATAATGGGAAAGTGGCTGATATGTGGAAGGCTTTGGTCGCGGATGGAACGATCAAAGAGGGTGAAACAGCCTCTGTATTTCAGCATATGTTAACGGCGAATAGGCTGAGCGTATATACAACCAGCTATTTGGCAAGCTTTGTTTATGATAAGGACGGCTTTAAGCCGACTGAACCAATTCAAAAACTAATCGACGATCCAGAAGGCTATGGGTACGTGGATATATCTGCCGAAATGCTGCCGGAGCTGGCTGGCGACCGCATTTTCATCGTCTACATTGATGCAGAAGAAGGCGAAGCGGCCAAAAAAATGATCACCGAGCCGATCTGGAGAGATCTCCCGGCGGTTAAAGCGGGCAAAGTTTATTTCATTGATGGAAGCCTAGGCGTTTCAACTGATCCGCTTGCAAGAGAGAAGCTGATTGAGGTGCTGCCGGGAATTTTGAAGCAGTAG
- a CDS encoding M4 family metallopeptidase → MKKKVASIVAGMLVFGSFASIVAAEENNDSSDFFADSSQIFITAPDWVAPLAVSPEDKVWGYLESVRDQLNVGEEGNIRDHFRIVEQQTNSTTGTIHFRLSQYASGIPVYGADQTLHVDSEGQVTSLLGSVVENVQDKLPQTIAPVIPISEAAAIAAAEADVSQEYGTLGEPQTTPKAELYYFVQDGEPVLSYITEVNVLEPEPLRVRYFIAAETGSVLFKYNILHEITGSGTGVNGDSKTFETRLVGSSYQLYDATRGGGIATYSANNGVSLPGTLFSRSTNIWTDGAAVDAHAYAAKTYDYYWQKFGRNSLNNNGLQLRSTVHYYTNYNNAFWNGVQMVYGDGDGVTFKPLSGDLDVVGHEFTHGVTEYTANLEYYGESGAINESISDIIGNSIEGDNWLIGDDIYTPSIPGDAIRSLADPTLYDQPAHYSNRYIGSYDNGGVHINSGINNKAFYLLAQGGTFSGVSVTGIGRDQAVKIYYNALVYYLSTFSNFSATRAAVIQSATELYGATSTQVASVKQAYNAVGVY, encoded by the coding sequence ATGAAAAAGAAAGTAGCTTCTATTGTTGCAGGTATGCTCGTATTTGGTTCATTCGCTTCGATTGTCGCAGCAGAAGAAAATAACGATTCAAGCGATTTTTTCGCTGATTCCTCGCAAATTTTCATTACGGCGCCTGATTGGGTAGCTCCTTTAGCTGTATCGCCTGAGGATAAAGTATGGGGCTATTTGGAAAGCGTAAGAGACCAACTGAATGTTGGCGAAGAGGGCAACATTCGTGATCATTTCCGAATTGTAGAGCAGCAGACCAATAGTACTACGGGAACGATCCATTTTAGGCTGAGCCAGTATGCATCGGGCATTCCTGTATATGGTGCCGATCAGACGCTTCATGTGGACAGTGAAGGACAAGTGACTTCACTGCTTGGAAGCGTTGTGGAAAATGTGCAGGACAAGCTGCCGCAAACGATCGCTCCGGTCATTCCGATTAGCGAAGCAGCTGCGATTGCCGCTGCCGAGGCTGATGTATCGCAGGAGTACGGCACGCTTGGCGAACCGCAAACGACTCCTAAAGCGGAATTATATTATTTCGTGCAGGATGGCGAACCGGTATTGTCTTATATTACGGAAGTGAATGTGCTGGAGCCTGAGCCGCTGCGGGTTAGATATTTTATCGCGGCAGAGACAGGCAGCGTATTGTTTAAATATAATATTTTACATGAAATAACAGGCTCGGGAACCGGTGTGAACGGCGATAGCAAAACGTTTGAAACGAGGCTCGTGGGTTCCTCTTATCAGCTGTATGATGCAACGCGAGGGGGCGGCATTGCAACCTACAGTGCAAATAATGGGGTCTCGCTGCCGGGGACGCTCTTCTCCCGATCAACGAACATTTGGACGGATGGGGCTGCTGTTGACGCTCATGCTTATGCAGCGAAAACCTATGATTATTATTGGCAGAAATTTGGCCGCAACAGCTTGAACAACAATGGCCTGCAGCTCCGCTCCACCGTACATTATTATACGAACTATAACAATGCCTTCTGGAATGGCGTACAAATGGTGTACGGCGATGGCGATGGCGTAACCTTTAAGCCGCTGTCTGGCGATTTGGATGTAGTTGGCCATGAGTTTACGCATGGCGTAACCGAATATACGGCTAATTTGGAGTATTACGGCGAGTCGGGAGCCATTAACGAATCGATCTCTGATATTATCGGCAACTCCATTGAAGGGGATAACTGGCTGATTGGGGATGATATTTACACGCCAAGTATTCCAGGCGACGCAATTCGCTCGCTTGCTGATCCGACCTTGTATGATCAGCCCGCCCATTACAGCAACCGCTATATTGGTTCCTATGATAATGGCGGCGTGCATATCAATAGCGGCATTAACAATAAGGCGTTTTATTTGCTGGCACAGGGCGGAACGTTCAGTGGGGTGAGCGTTACAGGGATTGGCAGAGATCAAGCGGTAAAAATTTACTATAATGCGCTTGTGTACTATTTGTCGACATTCTCTAACTTCTCCGCTACGCGTGCAGCAGTCATCCAATCGGCAACAGAGCTGTACGGCGCCACTTCAACACAAGTAGCATCGGTTAAACAAGCTTATAATGCGGTAGGCGTATATTAA
- the murI gene encoding glutamate racemase has product MKIGFLDSGIGGLTVMATAIQMLPAQDYLFMADNLHVPYGTKSKEEVRAYILEAVETMVGEGMDALVVACNTATSIAVAELRTMYSFPIVGMEPAVKPAVEMNRKTGKRVLVFATPLTLQQPKYYALVSRVDDEGIVDSLPLPELVHYCEELQFDKSIMSDYFRSKLADYDLDRYGMIVLGCTHYPFYKGLLREILPPHIQIIDGNVGTVKRLMALLSRVGMVGGVRSGSVRFMCTGNDAAYIEKIRTAFELISESNIQNEETMKE; this is encoded by the coding sequence ATGAAAATCGGATTTTTGGATTCAGGCATTGGAGGTCTAACCGTTATGGCAACGGCGATTCAAATGCTTCCCGCCCAGGATTATCTTTTTATGGCTGATAATTTGCATGTGCCTTATGGAACGAAGTCGAAGGAAGAAGTCAGAGCCTATATTTTGGAGGCCGTTGAGACGATGGTTGGCGAGGGGATGGATGCGCTGGTTGTAGCTTGCAATACGGCCACTAGTATTGCGGTTGCCGAGCTGCGAACGATGTACTCTTTCCCTATTGTCGGTATGGAGCCGGCAGTCAAGCCAGCTGTTGAGATGAACCGCAAGACAGGGAAGAGGGTGCTGGTGTTCGCGACACCGTTGACGCTTCAGCAGCCCAAATATTATGCCCTGGTCTCACGTGTGGACGATGAGGGGATAGTAGATTCCTTGCCCCTTCCAGAGCTCGTCCATTATTGCGAGGAGCTGCAGTTCGACAAAAGCATTATGAGCGACTATTTCCGCTCCAAGCTTGCTGACTATGATTTGGACCGTTATGGCATGATTGTGCTGGGCTGTACCCATTATCCTTTCTACAAAGGGCTGCTCCGCGAAATATTGCCGCCGCACATTCAAATTATAGATGGCAATGTCGGAACGGTAAAACGTCTTATGGCGCTGCTAAGCCGTGTTGGCATGGTAGGCGGCGTACGAAGCGGCAGCGTTCGCTTTATGTGTACCGGCAATGATGCTGCTTACATTGAAAAAATCCGTACCGCATTCGAATTGATCAGCGAGAGCAACATACAGAATGAAGAAACCATGAAAGAATAA
- a CDS encoding molecular chaperone HscC: protein MPIIGIDLGTTNSLVTCYVNGECVIIPNALGEKLTPSVVSVLETGEIITGSAAKERLVTHPHLTAAVFKRHMGTVKNYDLEKYIFTPTELSAIVLKALKADAESYLGSEVTEAIISVPAYFNDHQRRATKEAGQLAGLKVERLINEPTAAAVAYGLNQAEEEQQLLIFDLGGGTFDVSVLDMFDHVMEIRAVAGDNFLGGEDFDEALIRYFLEKHQLKLGGQTSKVYAMLKKQAESCKMALTTQNRSEMTCTIHETTYTLEITAQDFEKLALELLAKLKKPLQKALKDADIAPEELDHVVLVGGSTKMPVIRLFTARLFGQLPLSHLNPDEVVGIGAGIYAAMKERNESLRETVLTDVCPYTLGIEIIGERFSPIIERNTVIPFSKVDTFCNVHEGQTVINVNIFQGESRKVANNLKLGEITIDFPPAKRAGESVIDVRFTYDINGILEVEVVSRITKEKKSLIIKNSNTSLTDEEISIRLKEIEKLKIHPREDHKNRFLLAKGERLYEEMLSDTRHQIALEIEKFEQVLDRQSPLEINKSALTFEQYLRSVEDWPER, encoded by the coding sequence GTGCCGATTATCGGAATTGATCTGGGAACGACGAATAGTCTTGTTACTTGTTATGTGAATGGTGAATGTGTCATTATTCCTAATGCTTTAGGAGAAAAATTAACGCCTTCCGTTGTTAGCGTATTGGAAACGGGAGAAATCATTACGGGAAGTGCCGCAAAAGAACGTCTGGTCACGCATCCGCATTTGACGGCGGCTGTATTCAAGCGGCATATGGGGACAGTGAAAAATTACGATTTGGAGAAATATATTTTCACGCCAACAGAGCTTTCCGCCATTGTATTGAAAGCGCTGAAGGCAGATGCGGAAAGCTATCTGGGGAGTGAAGTTACTGAAGCCATTATTAGCGTACCCGCTTATTTCAATGACCACCAACGGCGCGCTACGAAAGAGGCGGGGCAATTGGCGGGCTTAAAGGTAGAGAGGCTTATTAACGAACCAACGGCAGCGGCAGTTGCTTATGGACTTAATCAAGCGGAGGAAGAACAGCAGTTGCTCATTTTCGACCTTGGTGGCGGTACTTTTGACGTTTCCGTACTCGATATGTTTGATCATGTTATGGAGATTCGAGCAGTAGCAGGGGATAATTTTCTCGGCGGAGAGGATTTTGATGAAGCTTTAATTCGTTATTTTCTGGAGAAGCATCAATTAAAATTGGGCGGTCAAACGAGCAAAGTGTACGCTATGCTTAAAAAGCAGGCAGAATCGTGCAAAATGGCATTAACGACACAAAACCGCTCTGAAATGACCTGTACCATTCATGAAACGACTTACACATTGGAGATTACGGCACAAGACTTCGAGAAACTGGCACTGGAATTGCTGGCTAAGCTTAAAAAGCCATTACAAAAAGCTTTAAAGGATGCTGATATCGCTCCCGAAGAGCTCGACCATGTCGTTCTGGTTGGCGGCTCGACCAAAATGCCAGTTATTCGATTGTTCACGGCAAGATTGTTTGGCCAGCTTCCGCTTAGTCATTTGAATCCTGACGAGGTAGTCGGGATAGGTGCAGGCATTTATGCGGCTATGAAGGAGCGTAATGAAAGCCTGCGGGAAACGGTGCTGACGGATGTTTGTCCATATACGCTAGGGATAGAAATAATAGGCGAGCGGTTTTCTCCCATTATTGAACGAAACACGGTTATTCCATTCAGTAAAGTAGATACATTTTGCAATGTGCATGAAGGTCAGACTGTCATTAACGTTAATATTTTTCAAGGCGAAAGTCGCAAAGTGGCAAATAATCTAAAGTTGGGCGAAATTACAATCGACTTCCCGCCGGCAAAGAGGGCGGGAGAATCAGTTATTGATGTTAGATTTACATACGATATTAATGGGATTTTGGAGGTAGAGGTTGTTTCGCGAATAACGAAGGAGAAGAAGTCCCTTATTATTAAGAACAGCAATACGTCCTTAACGGATGAAGAAATCAGCATTCGCTTGAAGGAAATAGAAAAACTTAAAATTCACCCTAGGGAAGATCATAAAAATCGGTTTTTGCTGGCTAAAGGTGAACGGTTGTATGAGGAGATGCTTTCAGATACACGTCATCAAATTGCGCTGGAAATCGAAAAGTTTGAACAGGTATTAGATCGGCAGAGCCCGCTTGAAATCAATAAGTCAGCGCTAACGTTTGAACAGTATTTGCGCAGTGTGGAGGATTGGCCTGAACGATGA
- a CDS encoding J domain-containing protein yields MTEWDILGIDPTSNKKEIRSAYSALLKKCHPEDDPMGFMRLRSAYEQALKLAEKVQTQHFIHDIDNDSLTESSEAHLVIAEIEEEETACRSTDIGSEFGYEYIQLEEPLADASSHSDMVYEQLNILYKDVFKRRDLYEWRKMFLQVSLAQRDNVKAEVLRFLKQHGHLPHEIWSYLNEEFSLLEITNFPWKALIQYDHELSLDYLDPHAACDFEHYADLRFQVFQLLQQMQYTESIKLGLEATLLYADDPVLHRLLGMAYYKRSEYEQAISAFTQILDRIPEHEDALIYRGYAYRHIGWFEEAVADFKLVIKNDAWHAEARKGLNLSLYAMNQRNKGSSSSKLLPYAMKGSDLETGLLYKCGEHLLVWPEPPPKGNFLTYLKQNSEVVPKIILFGIGFLVNVGLVIHVFSLLGDISIIPYLLIILPILFLITLIYYIDKLER; encoded by the coding sequence ATGACTGAATGGGATATTTTAGGGATTGATCCGACGAGTAATAAAAAAGAAATCCGCAGTGCTTATTCAGCCTTGCTTAAGAAATGCCATCCCGAAGATGATCCGATGGGGTTTATGCGGCTTAGAAGCGCCTACGAACAAGCTTTAAAGCTTGCAGAGAAGGTACAAACACAGCATTTTATACACGACATAGACAATGATTCACTTACGGAGAGCAGCGAAGCACATCTTGTGATTGCCGAAATAGAGGAAGAGGAAACGGCATGCCGATCAACAGATATAGGCTCTGAGTTTGGATATGAATATATTCAGCTGGAGGAACCGTTGGCAGATGCAAGTAGCCATTCAGATATGGTTTATGAGCAGCTGAACATTCTCTATAAAGACGTTTTTAAACGAAGAGATCTTTATGAATGGAGAAAAATGTTTCTGCAGGTTTCCTTGGCTCAACGCGACAATGTCAAAGCGGAGGTCCTTCGTTTTCTGAAGCAGCACGGCCATTTGCCGCATGAGATTTGGAGCTATTTAAATGAGGAATTTTCTTTATTGGAGATAACGAATTTCCCTTGGAAAGCGCTCATACAGTATGACCACGAATTGTCCTTAGATTACTTGGATCCTCATGCAGCTTGTGATTTTGAGCATTATGCTGATTTACGGTTTCAAGTGTTCCAACTGCTTCAGCAAATGCAATATACGGAAAGTATCAAGCTTGGGTTGGAAGCAACGCTGCTGTATGCAGATGATCCTGTGCTTCATCGTCTGTTAGGTATGGCCTATTATAAACGGTCAGAATACGAGCAAGCTATTAGCGCTTTTACGCAAATACTTGATAGAATCCCAGAGCATGAGGATGCCCTTATTTACCGGGGGTATGCGTATCGCCATATAGGTTGGTTTGAAGAAGCTGTTGCGGATTTCAAGCTGGTTATTAAAAATGATGCGTGGCATGCGGAAGCTCGCAAAGGCCTGAATTTATCTCTCTACGCCATGAATCAGCGGAATAAGGGAAGTTCATCGAGTAAACTTCTACCATATGCAATGAAAGGAAGCGACTTAGAGACAGGCCTGTTATATAAGTGCGGCGAGCATTTATTGGTGTGGCCTGAGCCGCCGCCGAAGGGAAACTTTCTGACCTATTTGAAGCAAAACAGCGAGGTTGTGCCGAAAATTATTCTTTTTGGCATTGGTTTTTTAGTAAATGTAGGTTTGGTTATACATGTGTTTTCGCTCTTAGGGGATATTTCAATAATTCCATATTTGCTTATCATTTTGCCGATCCTTTTTCTAATCACATTAATCTACTATATAGACAAATTAGAAAGGTAA
- a CDS encoding DUF1266 domain-containing protein, translating to MIKQRLWQLSLSMTSSYGSADDLEVLCSDQHFWKKIELGETAFSPELLYGMPAAQGVRRTSQKEGIRIYLRDDFEIPDKIQLSKKLDQLESDIVGISLFDEKRRMISALPLRERARMLEGITAEEAASPASVSIVAQYDLTLPPAGIRGYDIANYVLLCRLGAFLDYLTEEEVFERLKLSSSLARQYFTSFEQFALSCAVGALFFSGKDFEEGILRNLYSSLYHPCSYWKNLDWDLDLQH from the coding sequence ATGATCAAACAACGTCTTTGGCAGCTTTCGCTAAGTATGACATCGTCTTATGGCTCAGCCGATGACTTGGAAGTTTTGTGCAGCGATCAGCATTTTTGGAAGAAGATAGAGCTCGGTGAGACTGCATTCAGCCCAGAGCTGCTCTATGGTATGCCTGCTGCTCAAGGGGTAAGGAGGACAAGTCAGAAAGAGGGAATCCGGATCTATTTGCGTGATGATTTCGAAATTCCAGATAAAATTCAATTGTCCAAAAAGCTTGATCAATTAGAAAGCGATATTGTAGGCATTTCCTTATTTGATGAAAAAAGACGCATGATCTCAGCGCTGCCGCTTCGTGAAAGAGCCCGAATGCTGGAGGGAATAACCGCTGAAGAAGCTGCCTCGCCGGCTTCTGTTTCTATCGTTGCGCAATATGATTTAACGCTTCCGCCAGCAGGCATCCGCGGTTATGATATTGCGAATTACGTCCTGTTGTGCCGCCTAGGCGCTTTTTTGGACTATTTAACGGAGGAGGAGGTATTCGAGAGGCTGAAATTATCTTCCTCGCTTGCACGGCAATATTTTACGAGCTTTGAACAGTTCGCCTTGTCCTGCGCAGTTGGAGCTCTATTTTTCAGCGGTAAAGATTTTGAAGAGGGCATATTAAGAAACCTATACTCCAGCCTTTATCATCCTTGCAGTTATTGGAAAAATCTCGATTGGGATTTAGATTTGCAGCATTAG
- a CDS encoding nuclear transport factor 2 family protein — MTNTTHTAVLDVYFQLFDASRTDERAMEKLLALFTPDVEIVLNGTKRTGFESFIKAFHQFNNDIKHMWDSWELQDNGSYQTNWAVCGKTADGAVYAKTGIDIAKLTDDGKIMYLENVQDDKTAFKKYE, encoded by the coding sequence ATGACCAACACGACACACACAGCTGTTTTAGATGTTTATTTCCAACTTTTTGACGCCTCCCGCACGGACGAGCGGGCGATGGAGAAGCTACTGGCTCTCTTCACACCTGATGTAGAGATTGTTTTAAATGGCACGAAACGTACCGGCTTCGAAAGCTTCATTAAAGCCTTCCACCAATTCAATAACGACATTAAGCATATGTGGGATAGCTGGGAGCTGCAAGACAACGGCTCTTACCAGACAAATTGGGCGGTATGCGGCAAAACAGCCGACGGCGCCGTATACGCAAAAACCGGAATCGATATCGCCAAACTAACAGACGACGGAAAAATCATGTATTTGGAAAACGTCCAGGATGACAAAACCGCGTTTAAAAAATATGAATAA